ACCACTGCACAAGGTGACTGCTTTGAAGGCGATGgcagccaaatttaaatcatgtacggtttttgcttgttataggCGCAATCTCAGGAGTTTTTGATTGCACCTTGTTCATGTTTTCAACTAATTATAATAGGCTGTGGTAACAGATACCTTGTGGCCCTACTTTAATCTTTTAATATCTTACTATCTTTATGCACTTAAAGACAAAGCTAACAGTAAGTGGACTAAAGCTCACCCGTATGATCGAGTTCATCTCAGGAGGTGTGACCTGCTTGGCTCTCTCTATGGCGCCCATCACTTGCTGCTGATGCTGGAACGAAGACACAACATGGTCACACACCACTCACTAGATATGTGATTAAAAGACTAAATGGCTGGGTCTGACTGTTGGGCAGAGATTCAGGTCAGACACATTCATGAAGATGTCAGTGTCAGTACCTCCTGTGACAGGTAAGGCAGCACCTGAGCACAAATCCCATTCAGTCTCTTCACTATTTCAGCCtgcagaaagaatgaaaaaaataaagacattagaTCAGATACATATACCTAGCAtcattaaagaaaaatgcattATAGGGGAGGATAATTACCTGTTTGTGCATTTCAATGTTCAGCCCATAGGACATTTCATAGTACTACAATAAACATACGGAGAACAAGACAAACGTTAACCTTCTGTACCTTTAATAGGACCACACACAAACTGCCcaatacagagagaagagaataaatatatttcagCTTGGTACAAACAATTAAGAGTGGTAATATTTACCGCGATGATGTAATATCTAAATCACTGCAGCATAGTTATTAAAGTGTGTTAGTGAACTAAATAAGACTGCCTCTAGCACTGTCATGTGTGCTTTCATCcaaacaaagcaaagccagGAGAGGATGATGTggtaggaaacaggaaactAAAAACAGTATAGGTAAAGATATCACCAAGCACCTTGGTATATTTCAGGAGATCGGATTCAACGACATCACACAGAGAAGTGATGATAATAGACTTACCATAATATAGTGACGTTGCATCTCTGACTTTTCAGAGGCCAGCTTATCACACTCCAACTTCAAACTGTTTACAGAGAATATACAGAGAAATTAGAGGAGAGCTAATATCCAAATTTATCCATCTGAATTTCATCAGCTTGGATTCTACAAAACCATTAAGAGGAGAGGATGCACAGATGTTTTTTCAAGCTGTTTACCTATAACTTGTATTTTTCTACTCACTCCAGCCAATACAAAAGATTTAGTGCAGAATTcaggtgtaaaaacaagataacAAAAATACCAATTAACATTAGTAAATGTGGAGCTCAGAGTGTAAACTGATGCAGGGGGAAAATACCACTTGAGGAGGTTTGCCTGACTAAGTGTGTTAGTCAGACACAGCACTACTTCTGTAACTTCCTGTAATGATGGTATGCAATATACAGGGGGGGGGTTCCTcatttgtgtgtgggtgaagtgtgtgttactgtgtacCTGTGGTATTGTGCTTGGAGGAACTGGAACTCATCCTTGATGCGGTCGCAGGAGTCAGAAGTGGTGAACTTGAGAGGTTGACCGGACTGAGAGGATGCCTGGGGAAACATAACGACAACATGACAAAAGTTTCTCACATGCTCTCTACCAGTGGTGTATCTGTCTTTGTCCAGCTCCTG
This portion of the Lates calcarifer isolate ASB-BC8 unplaced genomic scaffold, TLL_Latcal_v3 _unitig_555_quiver_2564, whole genome shotgun sequence genome encodes:
- the LOC108874706 gene encoding TLE family member 5, with the protein product MFPQASSQSGQPLKFTTSDSCDRIKDEFQFLQAQYHSLKLECDKLASEKSEMQRHYIMYYEMSYGLNIEMHKQAEIVKRLNGICAQVLPYLSQEHQQQVMGAIERAKQVTPPEMNSIIRQQLQVQHLSQLQGLTLPVTPLPLGLTPPTLPAVSSSSGLLSLSSILANYSHGQAQVVKDDKARDAAERAPRGEDGDKSD